ACGCAAGTTGATCTGAGAAATAATACCATCAGCCGTGGCAGCAATAGTGGTCTGATTTAGTTCAATTTCCACTTGTCTGAGTTCGCTAGTATCACGCTCTAGCTGTTTTTCAACTTCAATTCGTTGCTTAATCGTTAATTGACGTTCTTTTTCTAAAGCTGCCTTGTTACTTTCACCTGCTGCCTTTTCTTGGGCTATACGCTCAATAGCAATTTTTACTTCTGCATGACTGGGATTGATAGCAGCTTTGGTACGTTGCTTTCTAGTTATAGCAACATATACAGCTTGGTGTAACTTTTCAATTGTTTGTTTTTGCGCCTCAATAACTGATTTTTGGGCTTTTACTGCTTGTTCCTGTTGTTTAGTAGATAGTTGTGCTTCTTCCACTTGATTTTTAGACAATGCTCCGGCTTGAGCTACACTCTCATATCGCTCTTGCTTTGATTTGGCTGTATTCCAAGCTGCTTCACCTGACTGTAGATTTGCTTGTTCTGTTTTTAATCTGGCTATGCCAATTTTTAATTCTTCTTGAGCAATTTGGACATTGGCTTGAGCTTCTTGGAGTTCAGCTACAGTGGTAATTTTTTTATCCTGATATTGTCGGATGCGATCGCTTAGTTCAGCTTCAGCAGCAGCAATAATACGATTAATTTTATCAGCTTCGGCGTTAATTTGAATATTCAGATTTTGAATTTGAGCGTTGATTTGTACTAGTTGCAAATTCGCTTGCTGAATATTAGTTTGCAGTTGACTTTTTTTAGTTTGTAAGCGGGAGTCGTCAATAATAGCGATCGCATCTCCGGTTTTAACAATTTGATTTTCTTTGGCATAAATCTGCATAACTTGACCTTCAGTGGACGCTTGCACAATTCGCAATTCCCCAGAGGGACGAACTACTGCTTGTCCTTTAACTGTCACCTTATATTTTGCTACTCCTGCCACTGGAATAGCTAATCCCAGAACACAAAGAATAAACAGTCCACCATAGGTAGTCCAACGACTAATTGGTGGGAGAAATTCATCTACTTTAATTGGGCGTAGAAAATCTGTGTCCTTAGGCATAGTTAGTTAAAAATTCACAATTAATGAAGAGCCGCAGATCAAAATATCACCACCAACCTCTTTTCTAAAGAACATGATCTAAAAAGTCTAAATGTTCACCATCGACCTTATATAAATTTTCTGCTGTACCTTGAATTTTTAAACTTCCTTTTTCTAAAAACACAATCCAATTTGCACGTTTAATTACCTGAGAACGATGACTAATTAAAATAGTATTTTTACCATGGCGATATTCTAAGAGCTTATTTAATATTTGGGCTTCACTTACTGGATCAAGTGCGCTGGTAGATTCATCTAAAATCAGCATAGGAGGATCAGTAACAATTGCTCTAGCAATGGCTAATCGCTGTTTTTGTCCTCCAGAAAGATTAGCTCCAAATTCTCCTAAAACAGTGTGATAT
The genomic region above belongs to Anabaena sphaerica FACHB-251 and contains:
- a CDS encoding HlyD family efflux transporter periplasmic adaptor subunit, translated to MPKDTDFLRPIKVDEFLPPISRWTTYGGLFILCVLGLAIPVAGVAKYKVTVKGQAVVRPSGELRIVQASTEGQVMQIYAKENQIVKTGDAIAIIDDSRLQTKKSQLQTNIQQANLQLVQINAQIQNLNIQINAEADKINRIIAAAEAELSDRIRQYQDKKITTVAELQEAQANVQIAQEELKIGIARLKTEQANLQSGEAAWNTAKSKQERYESVAQAGALSKNQVEEAQLSTKQQEQAVKAQKSVIEAQKQTIEKLHQAVYVAITRKQRTKAAINPSHAEVKIAIERIAQEKAAGESNKAALEKERQLTIKQRIEVEKQLERDTSELRQVEIELNQTTIAATADGIISQINLRNPGQTVRAGEEILQIVPSNAKQIVKAAVASEDKNKLKIGQKTQMRVSACPYPDYGTLNGKVEGISPDAITPPTNGTNGSTPHANTSPKAAVPGAFYEVTIEPESLVLGKGKNLCRIQLGMAGRVDIISREETVLQFFLRKARLIADV